The Musa acuminata AAA Group cultivar baxijiao chromosome BXJ2-2, Cavendish_Baxijiao_AAA, whole genome shotgun sequence genome contains the following window.
CCGACGTCCACCGCGGCCCGGCCCACCTGCCCGCCTTCGCTTACTACATCTCCGGCGGCCGAGGCGACTCCCGCCGCGTCCTCCGCCTGCTCCTCGCCGTTTACCACCCCAGGAACCGCTACCTCCTCCACCTCTCCGCCGATGCCTCCGAATCGGAGCGGGCCGACCTGGCGGCCAGGGTCTGGCTTTCGATCCCTGCCGTACGAGCGTTTGGGAATGTGGATGTGGTAGGGAAGGCCAGCGCAATGACACCGATGGGGTCGTCTGGGCTTGCGGCCACGCTACATGCTGCCTCAGCGCTACTCCGGCTCGACGACGGCTGGGATTGGTTCGTGACGCTGAGCGCCGAGGACTACCCGCTTGTCACGCAAGACGGTACGTGATCTTTATTCTCAAAATGAGGCCTTTGTTGTTGCATTGGTTTTATCAGATCTCCAGATTTGAATGTTTATGATGGAAAAGATGTCGTCTTCTATTCGAGTTTATAAAACCAGCTATGAGTTGTAAGTAGCGTATCGAGTTTATTTGCTCTTACATCGAAAAGTTCGGATCTATCTTTCCATCTTAAGTAGCCAAGGTTCATGCTTGCAAGATGCTATATTAGAAATTGGATCTCTCTGTGGTATCTAGTTTAGATTTTTCTTCAAAACACacactctatctatctatctatatatctatCTCCCCTTTATGATGTTTATACTGTGTCAAACAATTTTCTATTTGATATCCATTTTTTGGTTGTTATATGTTGGTGAACATTGAATTGCAactgctttagatctattaattTAGTGGATACTTAAATTAGCACTAGTACTTACCAGCTTTTTAGCACTAGTACACCCTTCCTTTCTTCATCCCCATGCTCTATGTAGATTGATGTGGCATCTTTGGTATGAAATTCGAGCCCCAAACTGCCTGTAGAaggcttctttttcttttatttgatgtGGATTTTCACTGGATTGAGAATGCTTTTATGGGAGATCCTGATGCCACGGGTCAGTCCTCAGCCTTTTTGGTGATACAAAGCCAATTTTAGCTCTTGAAGGATTCACCTTTTCTgatcttttttaaataaataaaaggttttGTTACCCTCTTTTTGTATATACTGATGAAAGAGTATTGTTTATCTGTTAAATTCTTCTAAGCATTGAGTGTTTGAAAGTAACAAGATAGAAATATGCAAGGACATAGTTCTGCTATTCTGCTGAGCTACATGCTGGATATGCGTACATTTTTTCGTGTGCTGATTAAGTATCAAGCTGACACCCACCCTCTTGTGAATCCTACAACCTTGAGCTTCTTGAAGTATCTAATTCTTCTGATAGATAAGTACTCTTACATCAGTTTATGTTGCTAAAAGTATATTAGCAAGGATTTGGCAATACCAGGGAAGCAAATGGGCATGTTTGCTCTCCCATTTTTCTCCTTATCCATGTGTGGACTGCAGTAGATTTATATCTTATAAAATATGAtgataaatctttcttttttgaCATTTTAGTTTTTAGGTTTGCATgaacatgataaatgttcttcTCTGAATAAAATATCTTGTAGAATGATTATCTGAAGGATGTCTTCAATTTTCTTTTGCATTTATGTTCAGGTACATAATATATTTGCTATCCAGAAGTTAAAGTGCTGATTATTTGTTCTCTTTTTGTTTcagatttgatttatgttttctcCAATGTGCCAAGGAACCTTAGCTTCGTGGACCACACCAGTGATCTTGGATGGAAAGAGTAATCACAAATGTTCTGCCGTTGTCTTATTCCTGAGAGTTAAATCCGCTGTCTTTCATTAACTTCCAGAACTGTCATTGCAGAAATCAGAGGGTTCAACCAATTATAGTTGATGCCGGGCTTTATTTGGCAAAGaggaagtcatttttcaaagcttCTCAGAATCGGGTCACCCCTGAATCTTTCAAGTTCTTCACAGGCAGTTTATCTTATCCTAAACTTCTAACATGCTTATTTCAAACTTTTGCACATCTGAGTCTGATGATGTGTTCTTTTGATTTACTGTTCAACAGGTTCTCCGTGGGTTATCCTGAGTAGGTCCTTCATAGAATACTGCATACTGGGGTGGGACAATCTAGCTCGCACTCTTCTCTTGTACTTCACAAATGTAATGTTGTCCGAAGAAGGTTATTTTCATTCGGTCCTATGCAACTCTCCTAATTTTCAGAATACAACAGTGAACAGTGACCTAAGGTATATGGTGTGGGATAGTCCTCCAATGCTGGAACCCCACATTCTTAACATGACAGATTTTGATCAGATGACAGAGAGTGGAATGCCTTTTGCTAGGCAGTTCCGTCAGGGTGATGCAGTGCTAGATAAAATTGATAGCAGGATACTGAAACGTCGCTACTACAAGGCCGTTCCTGGGGCTTGGTGCTCTGGCAAGAGGAGATGGTGGATGGATCCATGCTCTCAGTGGGGCAATGCCGACATTGTCAGACCTGGGCCTCAAGCAGAGAAGTTTGAACAATTGATGAAAAAGGTGGTAGAGGAATGGAAGTCAAAATCTAGCTCGTGCAGATAAGTCTGAAAATTTCATAACTATTCGAGTATCAAGATTAATTTTGTTGGGGCATGTTCAGCAGCAATTACTCCCCACACGAGGTGATTTCATTTTCTCATCTCAATCACTACTAGAGATTTCTGCATAGCTTATACCAAGATGGAGGTCATGTGGTtggtggtctctctctctctctctatctctctctctctcggctggTACAACTTTAAAGGTTCTACATGGTAGTTAGCTGCAATGACACACTACTCTATTGGGGGGGTCCATGAAATCATTCTTGAAGAAAGTCCATGACTTGTGGGCTATTTGCTGATGTTGTTTGAGTCTTCCACCAAATGCCAGAGTGCCATATATCCACTGATGTTAGATAAACCAGAAGAACTTACTTCCATATGCATAGAAATGAGCAAGCAAATGTCTTTTGTGGACACATGTTGTCTCTATGGTAAGCATCTTCCAAGGAGATAAGAGTCTTGACATGTTATGCAGACTAGTGCAGATAATGTTAAGTGAGATGAGATCAGGCTTCTCCTAGAGTGTTATTTGTCTTTGATTCTTTCATGTTATGCTGTATTCATGTGGGTACATACAGGTTGCTGTATAAACCAAATGAGGTTGCTGATTTACCTCACATCAGTGTCACACAGCTTCTTTGCACCTTTGAAGATCTTTACTTTGGCCTTTCATATTATCATGATTTGTTTTCTTTATTGCCTAGTGTTCTATATGCTATTTATGGTGGTCTGATTTCTCTTAAGCACAATATTTTctgcagtatttttttttttttttgaaaggatAGATGATGAAAGTGAGATATGAACTTAAGCTAGTTGACAACAGTAATATAATCTCACTCAGGACACAAAATGAGTAATTTTAAAATGAATTTATAGTGCTAATATTAGGACCATTACATTAATTTGAATAAAAAGAGCAGACGATAAAAAGAGGAGGTGAAATTGTTTCTAAAAACAGGAAACTTGATCCGACCCAATATATTGTTTCTAAATCCAGGCCTCTATTGTAATTTGTAAGAGTAACAAGGgtttatttgatgacatgacagcaGAAGAGCAGCAGACAAAGGCGGGAAAGGCCGCGAAGTCGAGTAAGGAATGAATGGATCGAAGCGGGAAGACGAGTTCTCTATTTTAACCCCATTCCCCTTTTTATATTACTGTCTTGGgtcgcctcctcctcgtcgccGTCACCAccctccctctcctctctcttCTGATCCCCCCTCCGTGCCACCGGCGATCCCAATCTTGCGAGGGGAAggtgggaaggaggaggagaagaataagaagaagaagaagaagaagaagaagaagaagaagaagaagaagaagcacctgAGGATCCGACACATGGGCATCCAGAATCTCCTCAGATTCCTGAAGCCATTCATACGTCCCGTCCACATCAGGAAATACGCC
Protein-coding sequences here:
- the LOC135605530 gene encoding beta-glucuronosyltransferase GlcAT14A-like — protein: MPLRSPASILSVTLGRRSWVMAMEKWLFRLISVSFVSVLLFLSAISGFTASYAFHARRPAPTDVHRGPAHLPAFAYYISGGRGDSRRVLRLLLAVYHPRNRYLLHLSADASESERADLAARVWLSIPAVRAFGNVDVVGKASAMTPMGSSGLAATLHAASALLRLDDGWDWFVTLSAEDYPLVTQDDLIYVFSNVPRNLSFVDHTSDLGWKENQRVQPIIVDAGLYLAKRKSFFKASQNRVTPESFKFFTGSPWVILSRSFIEYCILGWDNLARTLLLYFTNVMLSEEGYFHSVLCNSPNFQNTTVNSDLRYMVWDSPPMLEPHILNMTDFDQMTESGMPFARQFRQGDAVLDKIDSRILKRRYYKAVPGAWCSGKRRWWMDPCSQWGNADIVRPGPQAEKFEQLMKKVVEEWKSKSSSCR